From the Helicobacter pylori genome, one window contains:
- the cagU gene encoding cag pathogenicity island translocation protein CagU, translated as MNDTTEHHGSNPLNAPPPSNSQSNDLLNLLDSLYPKGSLGEQRFHEALKNQEELKNILIEIEKLPQEKRYELLMQIGQAKQRIMEAYAHSFLGYIGGLEHLLGLCMGGIFVLFAIYFVFLRTSKNTELVESLKAKLKLQYFYYAFGVGAVLFFGLETIRSIYELYILGIGSTNDKVLFVLKNICFIGMGYLIYKVIKVIGIKNFINGLFASKKQGGAE; from the coding sequence ATGAACGATACAACAGAGCATCATGGATCCAATCCGCTAAACGCCCCACCACCTAGCAACTCACAGAGCAATGATCTCTTAAATTTGCTAGACTCGTTATATCCTAAAGGGAGTTTAGGGGAACAAAGATTTCACGAAGCTTTAAAGAATCAAGAAGAGTTGAAAAATATCCTAATAGAAATAGAAAAGCTACCGCAAGAAAAAAGGTATGAACTTCTGATGCAGATAGGACAAGCCAAACAGAGAATAATGGAAGCATACGCTCATTCATTCTTAGGATATATAGGGGGACTAGAGCATCTGTTAGGATTGTGTATGGGTGGGATATTTGTTTTGTTTGCAATCTATTTTGTATTTTTAAGAACTAGCAAAAACACAGAGCTAGTGGAAAGTCTAAAAGCAAAATTAAAACTTCAGTATTTTTACTATGCCTTTGGTGTGGGTGCGGTTTTGTTTTTTGGATTAGAAACAATTAGATCGATTTATGAACTATATATCTTAGGAATTGGTAGCACTAACGACAAGGTGCTTTTTGTTTTGAAAAACATTTGCTTCATAGGTATGGGCTATTTGATTTATAAAGTTATTAAGGTTATTGGTATAAAAAATTTTATCAATGGTCTTTTCGCTTCAAAGAAACAAGGCGGTGCAGAATGA
- the cagP gene encoding cag pathogenicity island protein CagP — translation MKRPISKLKQNFLQFKHSFNKHLDKYSLYYRLFNISSIVIGFLIALFSYGAGVILVYPILFLFALIIKPSFFYYTTYLLLLVSLSIISKYYLLSHANFTMKLIMLMTQWQNWFL, via the coding sequence ATGAAACGACCGATTAGCAAATTAAAACAAAACTTTTTACAATTCAAACATTCTTTCAACAAACATTTAGATAAGTACAGCCTTTATTATAGGCTGTTCAATATCAGCTCTATCGTTATAGGTTTTTTAATAGCGCTTTTTTCTTATGGGGCAGGGGTGATTTTAGTTTATCCAATATTATTCTTGTTTGCTCTTATAATAAAACCTAGCTTTTTTTATTACACTACTTACCTTTTGCTACTCGTTTCTCTCAGCATAATAAGCAAATACTATCTCCTAAGCCACGCAAATTTCACAATGAAGCTAATCATGCTTATGACTCAATGGCAAAATTGGTTCTTATGA
- the cagI gene encoding cag pathogenicity island type IV secretion system translocation protein CagI: MKCFLSIFSFLTFCGLSLDGAGAVITLEPALKAIQADAQAKQKTAQAELKAIEAQSSAKEKAIQAQIEGELRTQLATMSAMLKGANGVINGVNGMTGGFFAGSDILLGVMEGYSSALSALGGNVKIIVEKQKINTQTEIQNMQIALQKNNEIIKLKMNQQNALLEALKNSFEPSVTLKTQMEMLSQALGSSSDNAKYIAYNTIGIKAFEETLEGFETWLKEAMKKATLIDYNSLTGQALFQSAIYAPALSFFSSMGTPFGIIETFTLAPTKCPYLDGLKISACLMGQVIQNYRMIVALIQNKLSDADFQNIAYLNGINEEIKTLKGSVDLNALIEAAILNAENHLNYIENLEKKADLWEEQLKLERETTARNIANSKVIVK; the protein is encoded by the coding sequence GTGAAATGTTTTTTAAGCATATTTTCTTTCTTGACTTTTTGTGGCTTGTCTTTGGATGGTGCAGGGGCAGTAATAACGCTTGAACCTGCCTTAAAAGCCATTCAGGCGGACGCACAAGCCAAACAAAAAACCGCTCAAGCCGAATTAAAAGCCATAGAGGCTCAGTCTAGTGCCAAAGAAAAAGCCATTCAAGCGCAGATAGAGGGAGAATTGAGGACTCAGCTTGCAACCATGAGCGCTATGTTAAAAGGGGCTAATGGCGTTATCAATGGTGTCAATGGCATGACAGGGGGTTTTTTTGCAGGTTCAGACATCTTGCTTGGCGTCATGGAAGGGTATTCAAGCGCGCTTAGCGCATTGGGGGGGAATGTCAAAATAATCGTGGAAAAACAAAAAATTAATACCCAAACAGAAATCCAAAACATGCAAATCGCGCTCCAAAAAAATAACGAAATAATCAAGCTCAAAATGAATCAGCAAAACGCTCTCTTAGAAGCGTTAAAAAACAGCTTTGAACCGAGCGTTACTCTAAAAACACAAATGGAAATGCTTTCTCAAGCTCTAGGAAGTTCTTCTGATAACGCTAAATACATCGCTTACAATACGATCGGCATCAAGGCGTTTGAAGAAACCTTAGAAGGTTTTGAAACATGGTTGAAAGAGGCTATGAAAAAAGCGACCCTTATTGACTACAATTCCCTAACAGGTCAGGCTTTGTTTCAAAGCGCCATCTATGCGCCTGCTCTTAGTTTTTTTTCAAGCATGGGCACACCATTTGGAATCATTGAAACATTCACTCTAGCGCCCACAAAATGCCCCTATCTTGATGGGCTAAAAATTTCAGCATGCCTTATGGGGCAGGTTATTCAGAATTACAGAATGATTGTAGCCCTTATTCAAAATAAACTGAGTGATGCAGATTTTCAAAATATCGCTTATTTGAATGGGATCAATGAAGAAATCAAAACCTTAAAAGGATCAGTAGATTTGAACGCGCTCATAGAAGCTGCTATCTTAAACGCAGAAAATCATTTAAACTATATAGAGAATCTTGAAAAAAAAGCTGACCTTTGGGAAGAACAACTGAAATTAGAGAGAGAAACGACAGCAAGAAACATTGCTAACTCTAAAGTTATTGTCAAATGA
- the cagT gene encoding type IV secretion system apparatus protein CagT → MKLRASVLIGAAILCLILSACSNYAKKVVKQKNHVYTPVYNELIEKYSEIPLNDKLKDTPFMVQVKLPNYKDYLLDNKQVVLTFKLVHHSKKITLIGDANKILQYKNYFQANGARSDIDFYLQPTLNQKGVVMIASNYNDNPNNKEQPQTFDVLQGSQPMLGANTKNLHGYDVSGANNKQVINEVAREKAQLEKINQYYRTLLQDKEQEYTTRKNNQREILETLSNRAGYQMRQNVISSEIFKNGNLNMQTREEEVREKLQEERENEYLRNQIRSLLSGK, encoded by the coding sequence ATGAAACTGAGAGCAAGTGTTTTAATCGGTGCGGCAATTCTGTGCTTAATTTTAAGCGCGTGCAGTAACTATGCGAAAAAAGTGGTGAAACAAAAGAACCATGTTTATACGCCTGTGTATAATGAACTGATAGAGAAGTATAGTGAGATCCCCTTAAATGACAAACTCAAAGACACACCATTCATGGTGCAAGTGAAGTTGCCAAATTACAAGGACTATTTGTTGGATAATAAACAAGTTGTACTAACTTTCAAACTTGTTCATCATTCTAAAAAGATTACGCTCATAGGCGATGCCAATAAGATCCTTCAATACAAGAATTACTTCCAAGCTAATGGAGCAAGATCTGACATTGATTTTTACTTGCAGCCTACTTTGAATCAAAAAGGTGTGGTGATGATAGCGAGTAACTACAATGATAATCCTAACAACAAAGAACAACCACAAACCTTTGATGTGTTGCAAGGAAGTCAGCCAATGCTAGGGGCTAACACAAAAAACTTGCATGGCTATGATGTGAGTGGAGCAAACAACAAGCAAGTGATCAATGAAGTGGCAAGAGAAAAAGCTCAGCTAGAAAAAATCAATCAGTATTACAGAACTCTCTTGCAAGACAAGGAACAAGAATATACCACTAGGAAAAATAACCAACGAGAAATTTTAGAAACCTTGAGTAATCGTGCAGGTTATCAAATGAGGCAGAATGTGATTAGTTCTGAGATTTTTAAGAATGGCAACTTGAACATGCAAACCAGAGAGGAAGAAGTTAGGGAGAAGCTGCAAGAAGAAAGAGAGAATGAATACTTACGCAATCAAATCAGAAGTTTGCTCAGTGGTAAGTGA
- a CDS encoding cag pathogenicity island protein: MKGLSMGKILASLLGGGINLFTGLSNDLFSMILSFLFFLMLMMGLNEILGKKFNLPMDNIKNFMAEVLKNGFDSIKNMGSALVGNGFGSNKSDKTTNKMSVSQVRL, translated from the coding sequence ATAAAAGGACTGAGTATGGGAAAAATTTTAGCTTCTTTGTTGGGTGGCGGAATAAATCTTTTTACAGGTTTATCCAATGATTTGTTTTCTATGATATTAAGTTTTTTGTTCTTTCTGATGTTAATGATGGGACTTAATGAAATATTAGGGAAAAAATTCAACTTGCCTATGGACAATATCAAGAATTTTATGGCAGAAGTGCTGAAGAATGGATTCGATAGTATCAAAAACATGGGATCTGCTTTGGTTGGTAATGGTTTTGGTAGCAACAAATCAGACAAAACCACTAATAAAATGAGTGTCTCTCAAGTAAGACTCTAG
- the cagS gene encoding cag pathogenicity island protein CagS → MSNNMRKLFLMIANSKDKKEKLIKSLQENELLSTDEKKKIMDQIKTMHDFFKQMHTNKGALDKVLRNYMKDYRAVIKSIGIDKFKKVYRLLENETMELLHAITENPNFLFSKFDRSILGIFLPFFSKPIMFKMSIREMDSQIELYDTKLPLLKLFVMTDEEVNFYANLKTIEQYNDYVRDLLMKFDLEKYMEEKGVQNA, encoded by the coding sequence ATGAGTAATAACATGCGAAAACTCTTCTTAATGATTGCCAACTCAAAAGATAAGAAAGAAAAACTTATTAAGAGCTTGCAAGAGAACGAACTTTTAAGCACTGATGAAAAAAAGAAAATCATGGATCAAATAAAAACCATGCATGATTTTTTCAAACAGATGCATACAAACAAGGGAGCGTTAGATAAGGTTCTAAGAAATTACATGAAAGATTATCGCGCTGTTATCAAAAGCATTGGTATTGATAAATTTAAAAAGGTTTATCGTTTGCTTGAGAATGAGACTATGGAACTGTTGCATGCGATTACGGAGAATCCTAATTTCTTATTCTCCAAATTTGATCGATCAATTCTTGGAATATTTCTGCCTTTCTTCAGCAAGCCCATCATGTTTAAGATGAGTATTAGAGAAATGGACTCGCAAATAGAATTGTATGATACTAAGCTCCCACTATTGAAATTGTTTGTGATGACAGATGAAGAAGTGAATTTCTATGCTAATCTAAAAACCATTGAACAATATAACGACTATGTTAGGGATTTGCTGATGAAATTTGATCTTGAAAAATACATGGAAGAAAAAGGAGTGCAAAATGCTTGA
- the cagL gene encoding cag pathogenicity island VirB5 family T4SS-associated adhesin CagL, with amino-acid sequence MKTLVKNTIFSFLLLSVLMAEDITSGLKQLDSTYQETNQQVLKNLDEIFSTTSPSANDKMGEEDALNIKKAAMALRGDLALLKANFEANELFFISEDVIFKTYMSSPELLLTYMKINPLDQKTAEQQCGISDKILVLYCEGKLKIEQEKQNIRERLETSLKAYQSNIGGTASLIIASQTLVESLKNKNFIKGIRKLMLAHNKVFLNYLEELDALERSLEQSKRQYLQERQSSKIIVK; translated from the coding sequence ATGAAAACACTCGTGAAAAATACCATATTTTCTTTTTTGCTATTGTCTGTTTTGATGGCAGAAGATATAACAAGCGGCTTAAAGCAACTGGATAGCACCTACCAAGAGACCAACCAACAAGTGCTCAAAAACTTAGATGAGATTTTTTCAACCACTAGCCCTAGCGCTAATGATAAAATGGGTGAAGAAGATGCTCTAAACATCAAAAAAGCGGCCATGGCTTTGAGAGGAGATTTAGCGTTATTGAAAGCCAATTTTGAAGCGAATGAGTTATTTTTCATCTCAGAAGATGTGATTTTTAAGACTTATATGTCTAGCCCTGAACTTTTATTAACCTATATGAAAATCAATCCCTTAGACCAAAAGACTGCTGAGCAGCAATGCGGAATATCCGATAAAATTTTAGTTCTTTATTGTGAGGGGAAGCTGAAAATCGAGCAAGAAAAACAAAATATAAGAGAGCGTTTAGAAACTTCTCTAAAGGCGTATCAGAGCAACATTGGAGGTACAGCTTCTTTAATCATTGCTTCACAGACGCTTGTAGAAAGCCTAAAGAATAAAAATTTCATCAAAGGAATCAGAAAGCTTATGTTAGCTCACAACAAGGTCTTTTTAAATTATTTAGAGGAGTTGGATGCATTAGAAAGATCCCTAGAACAAAGCAAGCGACAATACCTACAAGAAAGGCAATCAAGTAAGATCATTGTCAAATGA
- the cagN gene encoding cag pathogenicity island type IV secretion system protein CagN codes for MKSIFKKLGSVALYSLVIYGGLNAINTALLPSEYKELVALGFKKIKTLYQRHDDKEITKEEKEFATNALREKLRNDRARVEQIQKNIEAFEKKNNSSVQKKAAKHRGLQELNETNANPLNDNPNGNSSTETKSNKDDNFDEMINKVNEAFVKPATPLVPDEWRTPEIEIVINKCIISSNDYDGLRKCLIKDIKDQKILAPLLEKIQEIETENNKFSRQHLNGLKLALNNNNNRTFLIASCAICEKRKKEMEQENNYQDTTNASEFGTTDTKENEAKDATFSNNRSKSELPNSVINQIEQSIAHGKK; via the coding sequence TTGAAAAGTATCTTCAAAAAATTAGGTTCTGTCGCTCTTTATTCTTTGGTTATTTATGGGGGCTTAAACGCTATCAATACGGCATTATTACCGAGTGAATACAAAGAATTAGTGGCTTTAGGCTTTAAAAAAATCAAAACACTCTATCAAAGACATGACGACAAAGAAATTACAAAAGAGGAAAAAGAATTCGCCACTAACGCTTTGAGAGAAAAATTACGGAATGATAGGGCGAGAGTAGAGCAAATTCAAAAGAATATTGAAGCGTTTGAAAAAAAGAACAACTCTTCTGTTCAAAAAAAAGCGGCTAAGCACAGAGGATTGCAAGAATTAAACGAAACTAACGCTAACCCTTTGAATGACAACCCTAATGGCAATTCTTCCACTGAAACCAAATCTAATAAAGATGATAACTTTGATGAGATGATCAATAAGGTGAATGAAGCTTTTGTGAAACCTGCTACTCCGCTTGTGCCTGATGAGTGGAGAACGCCTGAAATTGAAATCGTTATCAATAAGTGTATTATTTCAAGCAACGATTATGATGGGTTAAGAAAGTGTTTGATCAAAGACATCAAGGATCAAAAAATTCTTGCCCCCTTATTAGAAAAAATTCAAGAAATAGAGACAGAAAATAACAAGTTTTCTAGACAACACCTGAATGGTTTAAAACTCGCTCTCAATAACAACAACAATAGAACCTTTCTTATAGCTTCGTGCGCTATTTGTGAGAAGAGAAAAAAAGAAATGGAGCAAGAAAATAACTACCAAGATACTACAAATGCAAGCGAGTTTGGCACTACTGATACAAAAGAAAATGAAGCAAAAGATGCAACATTCTCAAACAATCGCTCTAAATCCGAACTGCCCAATAGCGTCATTAATCAAATAGAACAAAGCATCGCTCATGGAAAAAAATAG
- the cagM gene encoding type IV secretion system apparatus protein CagM — MLAKIVFSSLVAFGILSANVEQFGSFFNEIKKEQEEVAAKEDALKARKKLLNNTHDFLEDLVFRKQKIKELVDYRAKVLLDLENKYKKEKEALEKETRGKILTAKSKAYGDLEQALKDNPLYKKLLPNPYAYVLNQETFTKEDKERLSYYYPQVKTSSIFKKTTATTKDKAQALLQMGVFSLDEEQNKKASRLALSYKQAIEEYSNNISNLLSRKELDNIDYYLQLERNKFDSKAKDIAQKATNTLIFNSERLAFSMAIDKINEKYLRGYEAFSNLLKNVKDDVELNTLTKNFTNQKLSFAQKQKLCLLVLDSFNFDTQSKKSILKKTNEYNIFVDSDPMMSDKTTMQKEHYKIFNFFKTVVSAYRNNVAKNNPFE; from the coding sequence ATGCTTGCAAAAATCGTTTTTAGCTCATTGGTTGCGTTTGGAATTTTGTCGGCTAATGTGGAGCAGTTTGGTTCATTTTTCAACGAGATAAAAAAAGAACAAGAAGAAGTGGCTGCAAAAGAAGACGCTCTTAAAGCTCGCAAGAAGCTCTTAAACAATACGCATGATTTCTTAGAAGACTTGGTTTTTAGAAAACAAAAAATCAAAGAGCTTGTGGATTACAGAGCTAAAGTCCTTTTAGATTTAGAAAACAAATACAAAAAAGAAAAAGAGGCTCTAGAGAAAGAGACAAGAGGTAAAATCCTTACTGCTAAGTCAAAGGCTTATGGTGATCTAGAGCAAGCCTTAAAAGATAACCCTCTTTATAAGAAACTTCTTCCTAACCCTTATGCCTATGTTTTAAACCAAGAAACATTCACCAAAGAAGATAAGGAGCGTTTGAGTTATTACTACCCCCAGGTGAAAACGAGCAGTATTTTTAAAAAAACTACCGCTACCACTAAAGATAAGGCTCAGGCTTTGCTTCAAATGGGTGTGTTTTCTTTAGATGAAGAGCAAAACAAAAAAGCGAGCCGATTAGCTTTATCTTACAAGCAAGCGATTGAAGAATATTCCAATAACATTTCTAATCTGTTGAGCAGAAAAGAATTGGATAATATAGATTATTACTTGCAACTTGAAAGAAACAAATTTGACTCCAAAGCAAAAGATATTGCCCAAAAAGCCACCAACACGCTTATTTTTAACTCGGAACGCTTGGCGTTTAGCATGGCGATTGATAAGATCAATGAGAAATATTTAAGGGGCTATGAAGCTTTTTCTAACTTGTTGAAAAATGTCAAAGATGATGTGGAATTGAATACTTTGACTAAAAACTTCACCAACCAAAAATTGAGTTTCGCTCAAAAACAAAAATTGTGTTTGTTGGTTTTAGACAGCTTCAATTTTGATACCCAATCCAAAAAATCTATATTAAAAAAGACTAATGAATACAATATCTTCGTAGATAGCGATCCTATGATGAGCGACAAAACAACTATGCAAAAAGAACACTACAAGATATTTAATTTCTTCAAAACAGTGGTTTCTGCATACCGAAACAATGTTGCCAAGAATAACCCCTTTGAATAG
- the cagF gene encoding type IV secretion system chaperone CagF, giving the protein MKQSLREQKLLKILENDVLTILDSFSNYLFELREELDFIEEEMEGEITEQNLTALYDFSNFLEDHVNVFYENVLNIDDVKTEHLYSGLIDSLNANLHFVKSFLSNQDLDFRFFKEINEGQDPQKTLSRLIPLQSGKNDASSFKANNSFVSLVYVYAYFMLETIRQSYRILRLLEKPINNNISEDMQSDIENFFVQANFLEYYVQNKIYPTNHAYDFTHLIMDSIIPNWIQTDMSVEAKKKELFEKYFQNIDEVTNKMLDQENQNKNSD; this is encoded by the coding sequence ATGAAACAAAGTTTGCGCGAACAAAAATTATTGAAAATTTTGGAAAATGATGTCTTGACGATTTTGGATAGTTTTTCTAATTACCTTTTTGAACTGAGAGAAGAATTGGACTTCATAGAAGAAGAAATGGAAGGTGAAATCACTGAACAAAACCTTACCGCTCTTTATGATTTTTCTAATTTCTTAGAAGACCATGTCAATGTGTTTTATGAGAATGTTTTGAATATAGACGATGTCAAAACAGAACACCTTTATTCAGGTCTCATAGATAGTCTTAACGCTAATCTTCACTTTGTCAAGTCATTTCTCAGTAATCAGGATTTAGACTTCCGCTTTTTTAAAGAAATAAACGAAGGGCAAGATCCCCAAAAAACATTATCAAGATTAATTCCTCTTCAAAGTGGGAAAAATGATGCAAGCTCGTTTAAAGCCAATAATTCTTTTGTTTCATTAGTTTATGTTTATGCTTACTTCATGCTAGAAACTATCAGGCAGTCGTATAGGATTCTCAGATTACTAGAAAAACCTATCAATAACAACATAAGCGAGGACATGCAGAGCGATATAGAGAATTTTTTTGTTCAAGCGAATTTTTTAGAATACTATGTTCAGAACAAAATATACCCAACCAATCATGCCTATGACTTCACACATTTGATCATGGACTCCATTATTCCTAATTGGATTCAAACTGATATGAGCGTTGAAGCTAAAAAGAAAGAGCTTTTTGAAAAATATTTTCAAAACATTGATGAAGTAACAAACAAAATGCTCGATCAAGAAAATCAAAACAAAAACAGCGATTGA
- the cagG gene encoding cag pathogenicity island type IV secretion system translocation protein CagG, whose product MKTNFYKIKLLFAWCLIIGMFNAPLNADQNTDIKDISPEDMALNSVGLVSRDQLKIEIPKETLEQKVAILNDYNDKNVNIKFDDISLGSFQPNDNLGINAMWGIQNLLMSQMMSDYGPNNSFMYGYAPTYSDSSFLPPILGY is encoded by the coding sequence ATGAAAACGAACTTTTATAAAATTAAATTACTATTTGCTTGGTGTCTTATCATTGGCATGTTTAACGCTCCGCTTAACGCTGACCAAAACACGGATATCAAAGATATTAGTCCTGAAGATATGGCGCTAAATAGCGTGGGGCTTGTTTCTAGAGATCAGCTAAAAATAGAGATCCCTAAAGAAACCCTAGAGCAAAAAGTGGCCATACTCAATGACTATAATGATAAGAATGTTAATATCAAGTTTGACGACATAAGTTTAGGGAGTTTCCAACCTAATGATAATCTAGGCATCAATGCGATGTGGGGCATTCAAAATCTTCTCATGAGCCAAATGATGAGCGATTACGGTCCAAACAATTCTTTCATGTATGGCTATGCGCCAACATACTCAGATTCATCGTTTTTACCACCGATCTTAGGGTATTAA